From Cheilinus undulatus linkage group 18, ASM1832078v1, whole genome shotgun sequence, the proteins below share one genomic window:
- the palm1b gene encoding paralemmin 1b isoform X1: MVIRISMPGPLEAAWRRMAEVSQEERLQAIAEKRKRQTEIENKRRQLDDDRRQLQHLKSKALRERWLLDGAPAEEETQKRLQEDEVKTKLLEQVILRLEQEIEELETGTPAKKGVAKENGGENGVVQSSGQTPKREVTGIEAKLLGPSPDQASADNPVTLVFMGYKTVEEEQESRAALGMEGVDGNVKAEFVVIEDGEGKAGGEAATDEQAPPNGSMAEKEKANGGGDEAEEKEKKQTCKCCTVM; the protein is encoded by the exons GATGGCTGAGGTGTCACAAGAGGAGAGACTCCAGGCCATCGCT GAGAAAAGGAAGAGGCAGACGGAGATTGAAAACAAGAGGAGGCAACTGGATGATGACCGACGGCAACTCCAGCATCTCAAG TCGAAGGCCCTGAGGGAGCGCTGGTTGTTAGATGGAGCtccagcagaggaggagactCAGAAGCGTCTGCAGGAGGACGAGGTGAAGACCAAACTTCTGGAGCAGGTCATCCTCAG GCTGGAGCAGGAGATTGAAGAACTGGAGACAGGCACACCAGCCAAGAAGGGTGTGGCCAAAGAAAATGGGG GTGAGAACGGAGTAGTGCAGTCCTCTGGTCAGACCCCCAAGAGAGAGGTGACAGGGATTGAGGCCAAACTGCTGGGTCCCAGTCCAGACCAAGCCAGCGCAGACAACCCTGTCACCCTGGTCTTCATGGGCTACAAGACtgtggaggaggagcaggagtcCCGCGCTGCGCTGGGGATGGAAGGCGTGGACGGCAACGTGAAGGCCGAGTTTGTCGTCATTGAGGACGGGGAGGGGAAAGCAGGAGGGGAGGCGGCTACGGACGAGCAGGCCCCACCGAACGGGAGCATGGCGGAGAAAGAAAAAGCCAACGGAGGCGGCGATGaagcagaggagaaggagaagaaacaGACCTGCAAGTGCTGCACGGTCATGTGA
- the palm1b gene encoding paralemmin 1b isoform X2 yields the protein MAEVSQEERLQAIAEKRKRQTEIENKRRQLDDDRRQLQHLKSKALRERWLLDGAPAEEETQKRLQEDEVKTKLLEQVILRLEQEIEELETGTPAKKGVAKENGGENGVVQSSGQTPKREVTGIEAKLLGPSPDQASADNPVTLVFMGYKTVEEEQESRAALGMEGVDGNVKAEFVVIEDGEGKAGGEAATDEQAPPNGSMAEKEKANGGGDEAEEKEKKQTCKCCTVM from the exons ATGGCTGAGGTGTCACAAGAGGAGAGACTCCAGGCCATCGCT GAGAAAAGGAAGAGGCAGACGGAGATTGAAAACAAGAGGAGGCAACTGGATGATGACCGACGGCAACTCCAGCATCTCAAG TCGAAGGCCCTGAGGGAGCGCTGGTTGTTAGATGGAGCtccagcagaggaggagactCAGAAGCGTCTGCAGGAGGACGAGGTGAAGACCAAACTTCTGGAGCAGGTCATCCTCAG GCTGGAGCAGGAGATTGAAGAACTGGAGACAGGCACACCAGCCAAGAAGGGTGTGGCCAAAGAAAATGGGG GTGAGAACGGAGTAGTGCAGTCCTCTGGTCAGACCCCCAAGAGAGAGGTGACAGGGATTGAGGCCAAACTGCTGGGTCCCAGTCCAGACCAAGCCAGCGCAGACAACCCTGTCACCCTGGTCTTCATGGGCTACAAGACtgtggaggaggagcaggagtcCCGCGCTGCGCTGGGGATGGAAGGCGTGGACGGCAACGTGAAGGCCGAGTTTGTCGTCATTGAGGACGGGGAGGGGAAAGCAGGAGGGGAGGCGGCTACGGACGAGCAGGCCCCACCGAACGGGAGCATGGCGGAGAAAGAAAAAGCCAACGGAGGCGGCGATGaagcagaggagaaggagaagaaacaGACCTGCAAGTGCTGCACGGTCATGTGA